In Penaeus monodon isolate SGIC_2016 chromosome 8, NSTDA_Pmon_1, whole genome shotgun sequence, one DNA window encodes the following:
- the LOC119575997 gene encoding casein kinase 1-like protein 8: protein MGLAPRHLGKGGYGTTFHNIHKDLVMKYAHTLDTFRSFIVEAKAMVLFCKYHGFQRLVGVCPEKMCLVTRYAGHSLDAHVVGRLHTEQRMSFCEQVCNIVQSMHTQGLAHNDIKPANVCVRMAAEGPQVTVIDFGLTMVAGTLPRLGIEWKERLPYAPEICGNERKGPCGCLSDAYAVGKLLLFLFGGKQQMPQLLRCWFAKSQDMRPRERQGFGSLLEALEQERIRLLRRFC, encoded by the coding sequence ATGGGCCTGGCGCCCAGGCATCTGGGCAAGGGCGGCTACGGCACCACCTTCCACAACATCCACAAGGACCTCGTGATGAAGTACGCACACACTCTGGACACCTTCCGATCCTTCATTGTGGAGGCCAAGGCGATGGTGCTGTTTTGCAAGTACCACGGCTTCCAGCGCCTCGTGGGCGTGTGTCCGGAGAAGATGTGTCTCGTCACCAGGTACGCCGGCCACAGCCTCGACGCCCACGTGGTCGGCCGCCTGCACACGGAGCAAAGGATGTCTTTTTGTGAGCAGGTGTGCAACATCGTGCAAAGCATGCACACGCAAGGCCTTGCTCACAACGACATCAAGCCAGCCAACGTGTGCGTGCGGATGGCCGCGGAGGGACCCCAGGTCACCGTGATTGACTTCGGTCTGACCATGGTGGCCGGGACGCTGCCGAGGCTGGGGATCGAGTGGAAGGAGCGGCTGCCCTACGCCCCCGAGATCTGCGGGAACGAGAGGAAGGGCCCGTGCGGCTGCCTTTCCGACGCATATGCCGTGGGCAAGCTGCTGCTGTTCCTGTTCGGCGGGAAGCAGCAGATGCCGCAGCTGCTGAGGTGCTGGTTCGCCAAGAGCCAGGACATGAGGCCGAGAGAGCGCCAGGGCTTTGGCTCGCTGCTGGAGGCCCTTGAGCAGGAGAGGATCCGCCTGCTCCGCCGCTTCTGCTGA